One Pseudobutyrivibrio xylanivorans genomic window, ATCTGGAAACATGCTCATGTCCAAGAATGAATCACCTCCCCGTTTTTACTTCACCTCTATAATACCACAAAATCTCCCGAAAGATTATTAAGTCTTTCTTAAATATTCTAATCCGTTGGTAGGCATCAAGCTCTTAGGTCTCTGTATGAGGCTGTAGCCGTAACCAACGGGCTAGGTTATCGCCAAATGTGTTGTGTATCGAAGGCGTGTGGCCAGTCGCTGCGTAGGAGCCATATCGTAAATACGATAGAGGAGCACGCCCAAGTCAGCGGGTAGCACCAGCTGATGGTGGTGAACTTCGGTATGAAGCGAATGGCTGTGGTAACGTAGATGATGCGGACACCACACCAGAAGGTGAGCATAGTCACCATAGGTACGATGGATTTGCCAGCACCACGCATTATTCCTGCTGCGCAATGTGAATATGCAAGCAGGCAATAGAAAAATGCACATGTCGCAACCTGCATATGTCCAAATGCGATATCTTCTGGATTCTTTATGAACCAACCAAGACAGGTATCTGCAAAAATATAATATATAAGCCCTATGGACTCAGCAAGAAATACTCCAGCGGCGACACTCATACGAGCGCCTTTAACTGCTCTGTCGTATTTTCTGGCACCAAGATTCTGACTGATAAAAGTTGGTATCGCCATCGAAATACTTGTGATAGGAAGGAACACGAAGCCTTCAATCTTTGAGTATGCTCCCATTCCATTCATGGCGTGTGGACCAAATGCATTTATGTTTTTCTGAACAACGATATTTCCAATTGAGATAACTGAATTCTGCAGCCCCATAGGAAGTCCCTGAACCACAATTTCTCTCATCATTCTTGGATGCCACTTAAAAATTTCGCCCACTTTGATTCCAGTATTATCGTCTATACGAATTAATCTTATGAAGCAAAGCAGTGCTGATATTCCCTGGGAAACAACTGTGGCAACTGCTGCACCAACAACTCCAGTGTGAAAGCCT contains:
- a CDS encoding MATE family efflux transporter, coding for MNSKSIDLLNGSIGKGMFKFCIPLFMGQLLQQLYNIADAWVVGNFAESNAFAAISSGGALSFFIVGFFGGMGAGGGIIISRYFGAGDDENVRKSIHSNVLFALICCVVATIIGVVFVPIMLRIIDTPAEVLPYSYAYFNIYFGGISTIVLYNVFMNIMRSVGDSYHPLLYLLFSSVLNVALDLVLVAGFHTGVVGAAVATVVSQGISALLCFIRLIRIDDNTGIKVGEIFKWHPRMMREIVVQGLPMGLQNSVISIGNIVVQKNINAFGPHAMNGMGAYSKIEGFVFLPITSISMAIPTFISQNLGARKYDRAVKGARMSVAAGVFLAESIGLIYYIFADTCLGWFIKNPEDIAFGHMQVATCAFFYCLLAYSHCAAGIMRGAGKSIVPMVTMLTFWCGVRIIYVTTAIRFIPKFTTISWCYPLTWACSSIVFTIWLLRSDWPHAFDTQHIWR